One Miscanthus floridulus cultivar M001 chromosome 11, ASM1932011v1, whole genome shotgun sequence DNA window includes the following coding sequences:
- the LOC136493562 gene encoding nucleolin 2-like translates to MAAKRSARRPSSGDSKELGGNGGNEGSDDDEDEESGKSGDTAMSAEPKEMPLKRAEEPSSPSPEDVGAQGSGEASPARSAPRGGVKRVKKPPPASQEEDEAESSGGASPARGLLPDDSADAGHNKRGATPKRGEKRSPPPRQGDERPEKRAAGPAGETVAASAPRRKKKSKRSAEKDRRKKKKKKQLRKALTKPKSPPQLLELELNDDREDTPSLPDIAQEDEHNGRETAEQEQEQSSTSPPEVEHRAREEEHQEKKITEQEHASDTSPPHDKDMHIVHGEEQQEKEVANQEHADDTSPPKDNHSVDEGEQQGEGILQQEQPSDTSPSQEENRAQEDEETGAQVNGKALQERNPPSTKPHSSQTEKKPAVERSWSYDDELKILNALVVHAKSHNGALPDSSHLLANLTFDKTDANEEKLTDKIRKLRTWYRKILVQGCPSDDLGRRLFKLSEILWGQVDEDERVEPTSRDFSVLSKLYPHLAKEVKAYAETHSSRDLIMAMFMTIGDEKARDLDAKCKKQQIEAFKLELGQASLINELLFALSSLTCVKF, encoded by the coding sequence ATGGCCGCCAAGCGCAGCGCCCGCCGGCCAAGTTCCGGCGATTCCAAGGAGTTGGGCGGCAACGGTGGCAATGAGGGTTccgacgacgacgaggatgaggagagcGGCAAGTCCGGCGACAccgccatgtccgccgagcccaaGGAGATGCCGCTGAAGCGAGCCGAGGAAccctcgtcgccgtcgccggaggATGTTGGGGCCCAGGGCTCCGGCGAGGCCTCTCCGGCGAGGAGCGCACCGCGCGGTGGGGTCAAGCGGGTCAAGAAACCCCCTCCGGCGTCGCAGGAGGAAGATGAGGCGGAGAGTTCTGGTGGTGCATCACCGGCGAGGGGTCTGCTGCCCGACGACAGCGCCGACGCCGGCCACAACAAGAGAGGCGCGACTCCGAAGCGGGGCGAGAAGCGCTCCCcgccgccacggcagggagatgAGCGCCCGGAGAAGCGTGCCGCGGGACCTGCTGGCGAGACCGTCGCCGCGTCGGCCCCACGGCGCAAGAAGAAAAGCAAGAGGTCCGCCGAGAAGGACAGgcgcaagaagaagaaaaagaagcagCTTAGAAAGGCCTTGACCAAACCGAAGTCGCCGCCCCAATTGCTGGAACTAGAGCTCAACGACGACAGAGAGGACACACCCTCCTTGCCTGACATCGCCCAAGAAGACGAGCACAATGGCAGAGAGAcggcagagcaagagcaagagcagagCAGCACCTCACCCCCAGAGGTCGAGCACAGAGCCCGTGAAGAGGAGCATCAGGAGAAGAAGATCACAGAGCAAGAGCATGCCAGTGACACTTCACCCCCACATGACAAGGACATGCACATCGTCCATGGAGAGGAGCAGCAAGAGAAGGAGGTTGCAAATCAAGAGCATGCAGATGACACCTCACCCCCAAAAGACAATCACAGTGTAGACGAAGGGGAGCAGCAAGGGGAGGGGATCCTACAGCAAGAGCAACCCAGCGACACCTCACCCTCACAAGAGGAGAACCGAGCCCAGGAGGATGAGGAGACAGGGGCTCAAGTGAATGGCAAAGCCTTGCAGGAGAGGAATCCTCCATCAACCAAGCCACACAGTTCTCAGACAGAGAAGAAGCCAGCGGTTGAGCGATCATGGTCCTATGATGACGAGCTCAAGATTCTCAATGCTTTGGTTGTGCACGCCAAGTCCCATAATGGTGCTTTGCCAGATTCATCGCACCTTTTGGCAAATCTCACATTTGACAAAACTGATGCCAACGAGGAGAAGCTCACTGACAAGATCCGCAAGCTTAGGACATGGTACCGCAAGATCCTTGTACAAGGCTGCCCATCCGATGACCTTGGTCGTCGGCTGTTTAAGCTATCTGAAATTCTCTGGGGCCAAGTTGATGAAGATGAGCGGGTTGAGCCAACATCTAGGGACTTCAGTGTACTATCAAAATTGTATCCTCATCTGGCCAAAGAAGTCAAAGCGTACGCCGAAACGCACAGCTCGAGGGACTTAATCATGGCAATGTTCATGACCATAGGTGATGAGAAGGCCCGCGATCTTGATGCTAAGTGCAAGAAGCAACAGATTGAAGCATTCAAGTTGGAGTTGGGCCAGGCAAGCCTAATCAACGAATTGCTCTTTGCACTTTCAAGTCTGACCTGTGTGAAGTTCTAG